A genomic segment from Papilio machaon chromosome 10, ilPapMach1.1, whole genome shotgun sequence encodes:
- the LOC123721329 gene encoding male-specific sperm protein Mst84Da-like translates to MPVRNCCLGCQGPMAGPCGPRAYRCDNLGQVGPCCVHSFGADCSGPCGQIGCIHGARGGAAGSFFSCGHACIGGCTSGLCGSCCGPCCG, encoded by the exons ATGCCTGTACGTAATTGCTGTCTTGGGTGCCAGGGGCCTATGGCAGGTCCGTGCGGTCCCCGCGCGTACCGATGCGATAACTTGGGTCAGGTGGGACCCTGTTGCGTGCACTCCTTCGGCGCCGACTGCTCCGGCCCTTGCGGACAAATTGGATGTATCCACGG GGCACGTGGTGGTGCCGCGGGTTCGTTCTTCAGCTGTGGTCATGCCTGCATCGGAGGCTGCACCAGCGGCCTGTGCGGCTCCTGCTGCGGTCCTTGCTGCGGCTAG
- the LOC106718014 gene encoding protamine — protein sequence MYICTTSKPERVNTSHMAHTRHTVRKARSRAHNHHRDHNRHRGHRDHNKDRSHHKDRNMAYSTAHSIRRKGRSMGRRKGRRKGHRKGRSMGRRKGRRKGRRKGRSTGRSTGCKVLHTGHTERCTF from the exons ATGTACAT ATGCACCACCAGCAAACCGGAACGGGTTAACACGAGCCACATGGCCCACACGCGCCACACGGTCCGCAAGGCCCGCAGCAGGGCCCACAACCACCACAGGGACCACAACCGCCACAGGGGCCACAGGGACCACAACAAGGACCGCAGCCACCACAAGGACCGCAACATGGCTTACAGCACGGCCCACAGCATCCGCCGCAAGGGCCGCAGCATGGGCCGCCGCAAGGGCCGCCGCAAGGGCCACCGCAAGGGCCGCAGCATGGGCCGCCGCAAGGGCCGCCGCAAGGGCCGCCGCAAGGGCCGCAGCACGGGCCGCAGCACGGGCTGCAAGGTCCTCCACACGGGCCACACGGAACGCTGcacattttaa